A genomic segment from Cryptococcus tetragattii IND107 chromosome 9, whole genome shotgun sequence encodes:
- a CDS encoding arsenical-resistance protein codes for MVQCHPLDSLLSGAGNSPHEKMPLVHPPMVCEDDCRCFKENYETIPTLNASDIYAARKETSDVDVEGGMYIVKSLSFLDRFLALWVLVAMILGVVIGEFAPNVDAILTGANLKGVSVPVLVGLLCMMWPILTKVQYERLPSLLRSSHIYRQIGMSLLLNWIVGPFVMLAIAWATLPDLPTYREGIILVGLARCIAMVMIWNRLAHGNEDYCAILVIINSILQIILYSPMSVFFINIISRSDNAISLRYGDTAIAVLIYLGIPLGAGVLTRFGGLWVLGKKRFDGFLAYFGMLSLVALLYTIIIIFAEQSHRILHNLGPTFRTFVPMILYFAIMWTSAFALIWWLSQKKGGGRKWGYEMAVVQAFTAGSNNFELAIAVAVAVYGVSSDQALAATIGPLVEVPVLLALTWVALLAKKRLNWGEDEVTGVSCDRECGC; via the exons ATGGTTCAATGCCACCCGCTCGATTCCCTTTTATCGGGGGCCGGTAACAGTCCACATGAAAAAATGCCTTTAGTGCATCCCCCCATGGTCTGCGAAGACGACTGTCGATGTTTCAAAGAAAACTACGAAACGATTCCAACCCTCAATGCTTCGGATATATATGCTGCTAGGAAGGAAACCAGCGATGTTGATGTAGAAG GGGGTATGTATATTGTCAAGTCGCTGAGCTTCTTGGATCGCTTTTTGGCACTTTGGGTGCTAGTAGCTATGATTCTGGGCGTTGTTATAG GAGAGTTTGCTCCCAATGTTGACGCGATCTTGACTGGCGCCAACCTCAAAGGGGTATCAGTCC CCGTGCTAGTTGGACTACTCTGCATGATGTGGCCGATTCTAACCAAAGTCCAATACGAGCGCCTACCAAGTTTGCTTCGGAGTTCTCACATCTACCGACAAATTGGGATGTCGCTTTTACTAAATTGGATCGTTGGGCCGTTT GTCATGTTGGCGATTGCTTGGGCGACGCTCCCAGATCTTCCAACTTATCGTGAAGGTATCATTCTTGTTGGGCTAGCTCGTTGTATTGCTATG GTCATGATCTGGAATCGCCTTGCACATGGTAACGAAGACTACTGCGCTATCCtagtcatcatcaattccatccttcaaatcaTTCTCTATTCCCCCATGTCCGTCTTTTTCATTAATATCATATCCCGATCGGACAATGCCATTTCACTACGATATGGAGATACTGCTATCGCTGTACTTATCTATCTGGGGATTCCACTGGGTGCAGGAGTCTTGACAAGATTTGGGGGGTTATGGGTgctgggaaagaagaggttcGACGGTTTCTTGGCATACTTTGGAATGCTCTCGCTCGTAGCTCTCTTATATAC AATCATTATCATCTTCGCCGAACAATCCCACCGTATCCTCCACAACCTTGGCCCAACATTCCGCACCTTTGTCCCTATGATACTGTATTTCGCCATCATGTGGACGTCAGCTTTCGCTCTGATCTGGTGGTTGAGccaaaagaagggaggCGGGAGAAAATGGGGTTATGAAATGGCTGTCGTTCAAGCTTTCACTGCTGGATCGAACAA TTTCGAGCTTGCGATCGCTGTGGCTGTTGCCGTCTATGGCGTCTCGTCGGATCAAGCTCTCGCAGCGACGATAGGCCCGCTTGTAGAGGTACCAGTGCTATTAGCGCTCACTTGGGTGGCATTGCTTGCCAAAAAGAGGCTGAATTGG ggagaagatgaggtgaCCGGTGTGTCATGCGACAGGGAATGTGGATGTTAG